The proteins below come from a single Magallana gigas chromosome 10, xbMagGiga1.1, whole genome shotgun sequence genomic window:
- the LOC105335951 gene encoding tripartite motif-containing protein 2 has protein sequence MATNYTNTDAMAQHFVQCQLCPENSQFYCKPCEVRLCEGCVGIHLQKKSPEAHQFIHYHKLWKNRKLMSEPEVVSIVTCPYTNMLDIARWGESKFYVCSTLSRHIHKFDFRKNEGDGNSLAPGWPRRLATLGDDIIFTERNENDVKILTKNGEFKTLFSTADWRARGIGCTASGHIILGLHKPKTGKVAIFDKAGKVLKEIVHDKQGKALYSNPYYVTENKNGDFCATDIVLSAVVVVDSDGGFKFTYTGNPSVGGRFDPHGIAADSLSNLVIADWITRQLHLIDENGHFLRYFDFFPNKFVSESPTGLCIDSQDLLFVCGYDSDKVKVMKYLH, from the coding sequence ATGGCCACAAACTACACGAATACAGATGCAATGGCCCAGCACTTTGTGCAATGCCAACTTTGCCCAGAAAACTCCCAGTTCTACTGTAAACCATGTGAGGTGAGACTCTGCGAAGGCTGTGTAGGGATTCACCTCCAGAAGAAATCACCAGAAGCTCATCAATTCATCCATTATCACAAGTTATGGAAAAACCGGAAGTTGATGTCCGAACCGGAAGTTGTATCAATAGTCACGTGTCCTTATACCAATATGCTGGATATCGCGCGGTGGGGGGAAAGCAAATTTTACGTGTGTAGTACTCTAAGCCGTCACATTCACAAGTTCGACTTCCGTAAAAATGAAGGGGATGGCAATTCGCTAGCCCCGGGATGGCCGCGTCGCCTAGCAACGCTTGGTGATGATATCATATTCACggaaagaaatgaaaatgacGTGAAAATCCTCACCAAAAATGGCGAATTTAAAACTTTGTTCAGCACCGCTGATTGGAGAGCTCGTGGTATCGGATGCACAGCATCCGGGCACATCATTCTGGGTTTACACAAACCGAAGACGGGTAAGGTCGCCATATTTGACAAGGCAGGCAAGGTGCTGAAGGAAATTGTTCACGACAAGCAAGGAAAAGCATTGTACTCAAACCCTTATTACGTCACAGAAAACAAGAACGGCGACTTTTGCGCGACAGACATCGTATTGTCTGCTGTTGTGGTTGTTGATAGCGATGGCGGGTTCAAGTTCACCTACACCGGTAATCCATCTGTTGGCGGTAGATTTGATCCACACGGCATCGCTGCAGATAGTCTGTCCAATTTAGTCATTGCTGATTGGATAACTCGTCAGCTACACCTTATTGACGAAAACGGCCACTTCCTGcgttattttgatttctttccCAATAAGTTTGTGTCCGAGAGTCCCACTGGTTTATGCATTGATTCCCAGGATCTGCTATTTGTCTGTGGTTATGATAGTGACAAAGTTAAAGTTATGAAATATCTCCATTAA